A DNA window from Nitratidesulfovibrio sp. contains the following coding sequences:
- a CDS encoding 4Fe-4S dicluster domain-containing protein has translation MTNSLMRYVVYAEADKCKACKKCELACIASHNNMTIKEAVKKRNLFQPRVHVIKTDSVKMPVQCRQCADAPCARVCPTDALVQEDGVVVMRQQYCAACQLCVMACPYGAIELSFIGLPEEGTADAAHPVQHRREVAVRCDVCADWRAKEGKDQGACVEACPVKALHMVTVDEYRAMQR, from the coding sequence ATGACCAATTCGCTCATGCGGTACGTCGTCTACGCGGAAGCAGACAAGTGCAAGGCATGCAAGAAGTGCGAACTTGCCTGCATTGCCTCGCACAACAACATGACCATCAAGGAGGCTGTGAAGAAGCGCAACCTCTTCCAGCCCCGCGTGCACGTCATCAAGACCGACAGCGTCAAGATGCCCGTGCAGTGCCGCCAGTGCGCCGACGCGCCCTGCGCCCGCGTGTGCCCCACCGACGCGCTGGTCCAGGAGGACGGCGTGGTGGTGATGCGCCAGCAGTACTGCGCCGCCTGCCAGTTGTGCGTCATGGCCTGCCCGTACGGCGCCATCGAGCTGTCCTTCATCGGCCTGCCCGAGGAAGGCACCGCAGATGCCGCCCACCCCGTGCAGCACCGCCGCGAAGTGGCCGTGCGCTGCGACGTTTGCGCCGACTGGCGTGCCAAGGAAGGCAAGGACCAGGGCGCCTGCGTGGAAGCCTGCCCGGTCAAGGCCCTGCACATGGTCACCGTGGACGAATACCGCGCCATGCAGCGCTAG
- a CDS encoding O-methyltransferase — translation MTTSPQSPPCPIRTTLAAPPLAPLLERLFREDDESSLQANPAMAALSDEECERRLRSRTGYLDFYGQLKDMPLAVTRETGALLYMLARGCRARSIVEFGTSFGISTLHLAAALRDNGGGRLITSEFEPSKVARARDNLSCGGLADLVDIRQGDALHTLACGLPDSVDMLLLDGAKALYPEILELVEPHLRPGAIIIADNAGYSPDYLARVRSPAHGYMSIPFTGDVELSVRAG, via the coding sequence ATGACCACATCGCCCCAATCGCCCCCCTGCCCCATCCGGACAACCCTGGCCGCCCCACCCCTTGCCCCGCTGCTGGAGCGCCTGTTCCGCGAGGACGACGAATCGTCGCTCCAGGCAAACCCGGCCATGGCTGCCCTTTCCGACGAGGAGTGCGAGCGCCGTCTGCGCAGCAGAACCGGCTACCTCGACTTCTACGGACAGCTCAAGGACATGCCGCTGGCCGTCACGCGCGAGACGGGCGCCCTGCTCTACATGCTGGCGCGCGGCTGCCGGGCGCGGTCCATCGTGGAATTCGGCACCTCGTTCGGCATCTCCACCCTGCACCTTGCAGCGGCGCTGCGCGACAACGGTGGCGGCCGCCTGATCACCAGCGAGTTCGAACCGTCCAAGGTGGCGCGGGCCAGGGACAACCTGTCCTGCGGCGGCCTCGCGGACCTGGTGGATATCCGCCAGGGGGATGCGCTGCACACCCTTGCTTGCGGACTTCCCGATTCCGTGGACATGCTGTTGCTGGACGGAGCCAAGGCCCTCTACCCCGAAATCCTGGAACTGGTCGAACCGCATCTGCGGCCCGGCGCGATCATCATCGCCGACAACGCCGGGTACAGCCCGGACTATCTGGCGCGGGTGCGTTCGCCCGCACACGGGTACATGTCCATTCCGTTCACTGGAGATGTCGAGCTGTCCGTGCGGGCTGGATGA
- a CDS encoding DUF47 family protein: MALNLFPKSVRFFELLGRQNAMLVEAADLLTCILEDFGKVDDACKRVNMVEVEADELCREISRQLSVTFITPIDREDIYRLNLAQEDSINLIKGIATRARLYGFTYIRFPARKMVRNLREMAAVTGEMICCLKDKTDVAAQVKQLKAIKTECEMLLGTGLAELHDTENLDMRAVVDIMKWTQVYDRIELAVERLDDLADAIEEVVLKNA, encoded by the coding sequence ATGGCCTTGAACCTGTTTCCCAAGTCCGTCCGCTTCTTCGAACTGCTGGGCCGCCAGAATGCCATGCTGGTGGAAGCGGCCGACTTGCTCACCTGCATCCTCGAGGACTTCGGAAAGGTTGACGACGCCTGCAAGCGCGTCAACATGGTCGAGGTGGAGGCCGACGAACTGTGCCGCGAAATCTCGCGCCAGCTCTCGGTCACCTTCATCACCCCCATCGACCGCGAGGACATCTACCGCCTGAACCTGGCGCAGGAAGACTCCATCAATCTCATCAAGGGCATCGCCACGCGGGCGCGGCTGTACGGGTTCACCTACATCCGCTTTCCGGCCCGCAAGATGGTCCGCAACCTGCGCGAGATGGCCGCCGTCACCGGCGAAATGATCTGTTGCCTGAAGGACAAGACCGACGTGGCCGCGCAGGTCAAGCAGTTGAAGGCCATCAAGACCGAATGCGAAATGCTGCTGGGCACCGGCCTTGCCGAGTTGCACGACACCGAGAATCTCGACATGCGCGCCGTGGTGGACATCATGAAGTGGACCCAGGTGTACGACCGCATCGAGCTGGCCGTGGAACGCCTGGACGATCTCGCGGACGCCATCGAGGAAGTGGTGCTGAAGAATGCTTGA
- a CDS encoding TraR/DksA family transcriptional regulator, whose product MDIFDQAQELERLEREAALSRARNASAQGREGPEWIDGVACCRECGEPIPPARLAAVPGVGLCKACQEEMEGGS is encoded by the coding sequence ATGGATATTTTCGATCAGGCCCAGGAACTGGAGCGGCTGGAACGCGAAGCCGCCTTGTCCCGTGCGCGGAATGCCTCCGCGCAGGGGCGCGAGGGGCCCGAATGGATCGACGGCGTTGCCTGCTGCCGCGAGTGCGGCGAACCCATTCCCCCCGCCCGGCTGGCCGCCGTGCCGGGGGTGGGGCTGTGCAAGGCCTGCCAGGAAGAGATGGAAGGGGGCAGTTAG
- a CDS encoding TetR family transcriptional regulator: MPERQKSTITPRKQPKQVRSSELVGAILTAAAQVLAQEGAHRFTTARVAERAGVSVGSLYQYFPNKAAILFRLQRDEWRQTADVLRGILEEVGTPPLERLRALVHAFIRSECDEAAMRLALSDAAPLYRNEPEARTAKASASVTIQSFMREVLPTATDATRTLAGELVTATLAAAGKRFSETPRTPEEVAAFADGMADMFCIYLRELGYGSESGRGE, from the coding sequence ATGCCGGAACGTCAGAAAAGCACGATCACTCCGAGAAAACAGCCGAAGCAGGTCAGGTCGTCGGAACTTGTCGGCGCCATTCTGACCGCAGCAGCTCAGGTTTTGGCCCAGGAAGGGGCGCACCGCTTCACCACCGCCCGCGTGGCCGAGCGGGCCGGGGTGAGCGTGGGGTCGCTGTACCAGTATTTTCCCAACAAGGCGGCCATCCTGTTCCGCCTGCAACGCGACGAGTGGCGGCAGACCGCGGACGTTCTGCGCGGCATCCTGGAGGAAGTGGGCACACCACCACTGGAGCGGTTGCGAGCGCTCGTCCATGCCTTCATCCGTTCCGAATGCGACGAGGCGGCCATGCGCCTCGCGCTCAGCGATGCAGCCCCCCTGTATCGCAACGAGCCGGAGGCACGGACGGCGAAAGCATCGGCCAGCGTGACCATTCAGTCCTTCATGCGCGAGGTCCTGCCCACGGCCACCGACGCCACCCGGACACTGGCCGGAGAACTGGTCACTGCAACGCTCGCCGCCGCTGGCAAGCGTTTTTCGGAAACACCCCGCACACCGGAAGAGGTGGCGGCCTTTGCCGACGGCATGGCCGACATGTTCTGCATCTACCTTCGTGAATTGGGGTACGGCTCGGAAAGCGGGCGCGGGGAGTGA
- a CDS encoding hydrogenase maturation nickel metallochaperone HypA, producing MHESSIVEGILRIVSDEAARHGAPRISRVNLAVGLLACVESRTLTACFELLAEGTPAEGAPLDVQLLPLRGVCPACGDVETRKRKFSCPSCGDDAVHWIGGRELYIASIEVPGPDATDLPAAAQTTEG from the coding sequence ATGCACGAATCGTCCATTGTCGAAGGTATCCTGCGCATCGTCTCTGACGAGGCGGCGCGACACGGCGCACCCCGCATCAGCCGGGTGAACCTGGCCGTGGGCCTTCTGGCGTGCGTCGAATCGCGCACCCTGACCGCCTGTTTCGAACTGCTGGCCGAAGGGACGCCCGCCGAGGGCGCGCCGCTGGACGTGCAACTGCTGCCCCTGCGCGGCGTCTGCCCGGCCTGCGGCGACGTGGAAACCCGGAAACGGAAATTCTCCTGCCCTTCGTGCGGCGACGACGCCGTGCACTGGATTGGCGGCAGGGAACTGTACATCGCAAGCATAGAAGTGCCCGGCCCGGATGCCACCGACCTTCCGGCAGCGGCGCAAACCACGGAAGGATAG
- a CDS encoding 4Fe-4S dicluster domain-containing protein encodes MLGFLKILARNVAQGPSTDPFPFAETHTPSRFRGKVTMDPAKCVGCAICRHVCAGGAIRIEPREDRSGYDFTVWHNTCALCGLCRHYCPTGAITMTNDWHNAHLQERKYDWAEHHFVPYLRCTGCDAHIRMLPPDLATRVYANHAQDLDFPALLRMCPKCRQVAAATRAASLTAHADADGAAPADTGNGNGSRPSAKAARNDQNDQTAETPPAPTDGGRTDADTPRATAS; translated from the coding sequence ATGTTGGGATTCCTGAAGATACTCGCCCGCAACGTGGCCCAGGGGCCGTCCACCGACCCCTTCCCCTTTGCCGAGACGCATACCCCCAGCCGCTTTCGCGGCAAGGTGACCATGGACCCCGCCAAGTGCGTGGGCTGTGCCATCTGCCGCCACGTGTGCGCTGGCGGGGCCATCCGCATCGAGCCGCGCGAGGACCGCAGCGGCTACGACTTCACGGTGTGGCACAACACCTGCGCCCTGTGCGGGCTGTGCCGCCACTACTGCCCCACCGGGGCCATCACCATGACCAACGACTGGCACAACGCGCACCTGCAGGAACGCAAGTACGACTGGGCGGAGCACCATTTCGTGCCCTATCTGCGCTGCACCGGCTGCGATGCGCACATCCGCATGCTGCCGCCGGACCTTGCCACCCGCGTGTACGCCAACCACGCCCAGGACCTGGACTTCCCTGCGCTGCTGCGCATGTGCCCCAAGTGCCGCCAGGTTGCCGCCGCCACCCGCGCCGCCTCGCTGACCGCGCACGCGGATGCCGATGGCGCCGCCCCTGCGGACACGGGCAACGGCAACGGGTCCCGCCCGTCGGCCAAGGCCGCCCGGAATGACCAGAACGACCAGACCGCCGAAACTCCCCCCGCCCCCACTGACGGAGGACGCACCGATGCTGACACGCCCCGCGCAACTGCAAGCTAA
- a CDS encoding nickel-dependent hydrogenase large subunit encodes MYFRVHVEGETVKQVDITAGHVHRGMEALALRRNLFQNIVLTERVCSLCSNSHPFTYCMAVENLAGIVVPERARYLRSMAEEIKRIASHLFNVAILAHIIGFKSLFMHVMEVREIMQDIKETVYGNRMDLAANCIGGVKYNVDADLLTFLTRNLDRVQKHVEEIYNIYRNDSMVRGRTVGVGVLSPENALEYAVVGPVARGSGLAVDIRKDVPHAAYPRLAFDVITEPGCDVHSRALVRLREALESISLVRQCARDLPGGDTVARLPEIPAGEAVARSEAPRGELIYFLRTDGTDVPNRLKWRVPSYMNWDALGVMMHDCKVSDVPLIVNSIDPCISCTER; translated from the coding sequence ATGTACTTCCGCGTGCACGTGGAAGGCGAAACCGTGAAGCAGGTGGACATCACCGCCGGGCACGTGCACCGGGGCATGGAGGCGCTGGCCCTGCGGCGCAACCTGTTCCAGAACATCGTGCTCACCGAGCGGGTGTGCTCGCTGTGTTCCAACAGCCACCCCTTCACCTACTGCATGGCGGTGGAAAACCTGGCGGGCATCGTGGTGCCCGAACGGGCCCGCTACCTGCGCTCCATGGCCGAGGAAATCAAGCGCATCGCCTCGCACCTCTTCAACGTGGCCATCCTGGCGCATATCATCGGCTTCAAGTCGTTGTTCATGCACGTGATGGAAGTGCGCGAGATCATGCAGGACATCAAGGAAACGGTGTACGGCAACCGCATGGACCTCGCCGCCAACTGCATCGGCGGCGTGAAGTACAACGTGGATGCCGACCTGCTCACCTTCCTGACCCGCAACCTGGACCGCGTGCAGAAGCACGTTGAAGAGATCTACAACATCTACCGCAACGATTCCATGGTGCGCGGGCGTACCGTGGGTGTGGGCGTGCTGTCGCCCGAAAACGCGCTGGAATACGCCGTTGTCGGCCCCGTGGCGCGCGGCAGCGGCCTGGCCGTGGACATCCGCAAGGATGTGCCCCACGCCGCCTACCCCCGCCTGGCCTTCGACGTGATCACCGAACCCGGTTGCGACGTGCATTCGCGCGCCCTGGTGCGCCTGCGCGAAGCTCTGGAATCCATCAGCCTGGTGCGCCAGTGCGCCCGCGACCTGCCCGGCGGCGATACGGTGGCCCGGCTGCCGGAAATTCCGGCGGGCGAGGCCGTGGCCCGCAGCGAGGCCCCGCGCGGCGAGCTGATCTACTTCCTGCGCACCGACGGCACCGACGTGCCCAACCGCCTGAAGTGGCGCGTGCCCTCGTACATGAACTGGGACGCGCTGGGCGTGATGATGCACGACTGCAAGGTTTCGGACGTGCCGCTCATCGTCAACTCCATCGACCCGTGCATTTCGTGCACCGAACGTTAA
- a CDS encoding inorganic phosphate transporter, with protein MLEIPVLLVVIVLVALIFDFTNGAHDCANAIATVVSTKVLSPRTAVAMAAVLNLFGAMLGEEVAHTLGQGIVNTDMVMGSQALVLAALIGAIAWNLITWYYGLPSSSSHALIGGLMGAAITHAGFSTLNAMSIVKKILLPLVLSPMAGFIVSYACMTLLMLLFWRTNRRTVTRSFEKLQIVSSAFMATSHGLNDAQKTMGVITLALFLFHQIDTIHVPLWVKLSCALAMAMGTALGGWKIVKTMGHRIFKLEPVHGFAAETSAAMVITGASLMGAPISTTHTITACVFGVGSTKRLSAVRWGIAGNLVVAWILTIPAAATMASISFLILELLGIAD; from the coding sequence ATGCTTGAGATACCGGTGCTGCTCGTCGTCATCGTCCTCGTCGCGCTGATCTTCGACTTCACCAACGGGGCGCACGACTGCGCCAACGCCATCGCCACCGTGGTCTCCACCAAGGTGCTTTCCCCGCGCACCGCCGTGGCCATGGCCGCCGTGCTGAACCTTTTCGGGGCCATGCTGGGCGAAGAGGTGGCGCATACCCTTGGCCAGGGCATCGTGAACACCGACATGGTCATGGGCAGCCAGGCCCTGGTGCTGGCGGCGCTCATCGGGGCCATCGCCTGGAACCTGATCACCTGGTACTACGGCCTGCCGTCCTCGTCGTCGCATGCGCTCATCGGGGGGCTGATGGGGGCTGCCATCACCCACGCGGGGTTCAGCACCCTGAACGCCATGTCCATCGTCAAGAAGATCCTGCTGCCGCTGGTGCTCTCGCCCATGGCGGGCTTTATCGTCAGCTACGCGTGCATGACGCTGCTGATGCTGCTGTTCTGGCGCACCAACCGGCGCACGGTGACGCGGTCGTTCGAAAAGTTGCAGATCGTTTCCTCCGCGTTCATGGCCACCAGCCACGGCCTCAACGACGCGCAGAAGACCATGGGCGTCATCACCCTGGCCCTGTTCCTGTTTCACCAGATCGACACCATCCACGTGCCGCTGTGGGTCAAACTGTCGTGTGCGCTGGCCATGGCCATGGGCACCGCCCTTGGCGGCTGGAAGATCGTGAAGACCATGGGGCACCGCATCTTCAAGCTGGAGCCGGTGCACGGCTTCGCGGCGGAAACGTCCGCCGCCATGGTCATCACCGGGGCTTCGCTGATGGGCGCGCCCATTTCCACCACCCACACCATCACCGCCTGCGTGTTCGGCGTGGGGTCCACCAAGCGCCTGTCCGCCGTGCGCTGGGGCATTGCCGGCAACCTGGTGGTGGCGTGGATACTCACCATTCCCGCCGCCGCCACCATGGCCTCCATCAGCTTCCTGATACTGGAATTGCTGGGCATCGCCGACTAG
- a CDS encoding methyl-accepting chemotaxis protein, with translation MSLTIRSKLIIAFLLSIVVAIGSVSAVVSIEIRRASLRDFEDSSGAQLERVNDFVTTFFEAAQRNVVYLASLPRVVDAKGQVASYADTKQDNKLHHASLTAEEQALAKVFTLMGKANNWYDEIFIGYQDSGFLSHIDGSGVPAGYDPRKRPWYKEAMADSGNTLISKAYMSTTGYPVASVMSKVRTGSGDIVGVMGVDINLSTLTKVTSNLRIGKTGYVMLLEDTSVILSDPRHEKFGFKKAEDTGVPALAQIMKMQRGTFEAAMDGTDKLVTVFTGYQGWKLVAVIDKAEVYAQSGSVVNYILMVGAGIALALMVVAWLLARSVANPVQMLVAASGRVAAGEFDALPDARHFSGELLDLHGSLRAMVGNLGELLATGKAKTAEAEEQTRKAETALREAEQARLRGEQARKEGIRHTAERLEGIVGNVRNASHELAGQVDEARSGAEVQRARTAEAATAMEQMNASVLEVAANASRAAESAENARAQAEAGGAIVRDVVDSIRKVDEFTREMSGGLGDLGKRAEGIGNIMTVITDIADQTNLLALNAAIEAARAGDAGRGFAVVADEVRKLAEKTMTATKEVGDAITAIQRGTQENITGMGRAAEVVQRSTDLASRAGEALARIVSIVESTADQVRSIATASEQQSAASEQINRGTDEVNRIASEMAEAMAQSTREVGELARLSSELQDVIRELKEDS, from the coding sequence ATGTCTTTGACCATCCGCAGCAAGCTGATCATCGCCTTTCTCCTGTCCATCGTCGTCGCCATCGGCAGCGTTTCCGCCGTGGTGTCCATCGAAATCCGGCGTGCCTCGCTACGCGACTTCGAGGATTCGTCCGGCGCCCAGTTGGAACGGGTGAACGACTTCGTCACCACCTTCTTCGAAGCGGCCCAGCGCAACGTGGTCTACCTGGCCTCGCTGCCCCGCGTGGTGGACGCCAAGGGGCAGGTGGCCTCGTACGCCGACACCAAGCAGGACAACAAACTGCACCACGCCTCGCTGACGGCAGAGGAACAGGCGCTGGCCAAGGTGTTCACCCTGATGGGCAAGGCCAACAACTGGTACGATGAAATCTTCATCGGCTATCAGGACAGCGGCTTTCTCAGCCATATCGACGGTTCCGGCGTGCCCGCAGGCTACGACCCGCGCAAGCGCCCGTGGTACAAGGAAGCCATGGCCGACTCGGGCAACACGCTGATCAGCAAGGCCTACATGTCCACCACCGGCTACCCGGTGGCCAGCGTCATGAGCAAGGTGCGTACCGGCTCGGGCGACATCGTGGGGGTCATGGGCGTGGACATCAACCTTTCCACCCTGACCAAGGTCACCTCCAACCTGCGCATCGGCAAAACCGGCTACGTCATGCTGCTGGAGGACACCTCGGTCATCCTGTCCGACCCACGGCACGAAAAATTCGGCTTCAAGAAGGCCGAAGACACCGGCGTGCCTGCGCTTGCGCAGATCATGAAGATGCAGCGCGGCACCTTCGAGGCGGCCATGGACGGCACGGACAAGCTGGTCACCGTGTTCACCGGCTATCAGGGCTGGAAGCTGGTGGCCGTCATCGACAAGGCCGAAGTGTACGCCCAGTCGGGCAGCGTGGTGAACTATATTCTGATGGTGGGCGCGGGCATTGCCCTGGCCCTGATGGTGGTGGCCTGGCTGCTGGCCCGTTCCGTGGCCAACCCGGTGCAGATGCTGGTGGCCGCGTCCGGTCGCGTGGCGGCAGGCGAGTTCGACGCCCTGCCCGACGCGCGCCACTTCTCGGGCGAACTGCTGGACCTGCACGGCAGCCTGCGCGCCATGGTGGGCAACCTTGGCGAACTGCTGGCCACGGGCAAGGCCAAGACCGCCGAGGCAGAAGAGCAGACCCGCAAGGCCGAAACCGCCCTGCGCGAGGCCGAACAGGCCCGCCTGCGCGGTGAACAGGCCCGCAAGGAAGGCATCCGCCATACGGCGGAACGGCTGGAAGGCATCGTGGGCAACGTCCGCAACGCCTCGCACGAACTGGCCGGGCAGGTGGACGAAGCCCGGTCAGGTGCCGAAGTGCAGCGCGCCCGCACGGCGGAAGCCGCCACCGCCATGGAACAGATGAACGCATCCGTGCTCGAGGTCGCCGCCAATGCCTCGCGCGCGGCGGAAAGCGCCGAAAACGCCAGGGCCCAGGCCGAGGCGGGCGGTGCCATCGTGCGCGACGTGGTGGACAGCATCCGCAAGGTGGACGAGTTCACCCGCGAGATGAGCGGCGGCCTGGGCGACCTGGGCAAGCGGGCCGAGGGCATCGGCAACATCATGACCGTGATCACCGACATCGCCGACCAGACCAACCTGCTGGCGCTGAACGCGGCCATCGAGGCGGCCCGCGCCGGTGACGCCGGGCGCGGCTTTGCCGTGGTGGCCGACGAGGTGCGCAAACTGGCCGAAAAGACCATGACCGCCACCAAGGAAGTGGGCGACGCCATCACCGCCATCCAGCGCGGCACGCAGGAAAACATCACCGGCATGGGCCGCGCGGCGGAAGTGGTACAGCGCAGCACCGACCTTGCCTCCAGGGCGGGCGAGGCGCTGGCGCGCATCGTGTCCATCGTGGAATCCACCGCCGACCAGGTGCGCTCCATCGCCACGGCGTCGGAGCAGCAGTCCGCCGCGTCCGAGCAGATCAACCGGGGCACCGACGAGGTGAACCGCATCGCGTCCGAAATGGCCGAGGCCATGGCCCAGTCCACCCGTGAGGTGGGTGAGCTGGCCCGGCTGTCGTCGGAATTGCAGGACGTCATCCGCGAACTGAAGGAAGACAGCTAG
- a CDS encoding YhcH/YjgK/YiaL family protein, giving the protein MIIGTLDTWMRYDLGPAWRAAFAFLANLAPDAATGRHPVPCADAPEGSVYVEVGRYDTRPEGSGRLEAHRRHIDIQYVLSGMEWLDWTPLPGLGAQGPYVDDRDVRFFSVTGHPCTRVLLQPGTFAALFPEDAHMPGIAVQGAPPAMVKAVAKVRVDALRVAGIPPRGLDG; this is encoded by the coding sequence ATGATCATCGGCACGCTGGACACGTGGATGCGCTACGACCTTGGCCCGGCATGGCGGGCGGCCTTCGCCTTTCTGGCGAACCTTGCCCCCGATGCGGCCACCGGCCGCCACCCCGTGCCCTGCGCCGATGCACCGGAAGGCAGCGTGTACGTGGAGGTGGGGCGCTACGACACCAGGCCAGAGGGTAGCGGGCGGCTGGAGGCCCACCGCAGGCATATTGACATCCAGTACGTTCTTTCGGGTATGGAATGGTTGGACTGGACGCCACTGCCCGGTCTGGGTGCCCAGGGACCATATGTCGATGACAGGGACGTGCGGTTCTTTTCCGTGACGGGGCACCCCTGTACCCGCGTGCTGCTGCAACCCGGCACCTTCGCGGCGCTGTTTCCGGAAGACGCGCACATGCCCGGCATCGCCGTGCAGGGTGCCCCGCCCGCCATGGTCAAGGCGGTGGCCAAGGTGAGGGTGGACGCGCTGAGGGTGGCGGGCATACCGCCGCGAGGACTGGACGGGTAG
- a CDS encoding NADH-quinone oxidoreductase subunit C — MLTRPAQLQAKALLDQRLPDAAGADISWTEDAHGNIYGWIMLDNAPRLAELAPAMARCRLRLCTMTAYDPERDPANPQRAIAYHFDLDGLTLTVTVPLVMPPADDADENGDVTGKPEVPSITPWFRNADWNEREFMEMYDIAVTGHPNPRRLFLDERLDAGIMGQMIPLSTMMNGASTQDLWERIMSAKLPEGTTVATVTDEETQA; from the coding sequence ATGCTGACACGCCCCGCGCAACTGCAAGCTAAGGCACTGCTGGACCAGCGGCTGCCCGACGCGGCAGGCGCAGACATATCCTGGACCGAGGACGCCCACGGCAACATCTACGGCTGGATCATGCTGGACAACGCCCCGCGCCTTGCGGAGCTGGCCCCGGCCATGGCCCGCTGCCGCCTGCGCCTGTGCACCATGACCGCCTACGACCCGGAGCGCGATCCGGCCAACCCGCAGCGCGCCATCGCCTACCACTTCGACCTGGACGGCCTGACCCTTACGGTCACCGTGCCGCTGGTCATGCCACCCGCAGATGACGCTGATGAAAACGGCGACGTGACCGGCAAGCCCGAGGTGCCGTCCATCACCCCGTGGTTCCGCAATGCCGACTGGAACGAGCGCGAATTCATGGAGATGTACGACATCGCGGTTACCGGCCACCCCAACCCCCGGCGGCTGTTCCTGGACGAACGGCTGGACGCGGGCATCATGGGCCAGATGATTCCCCTTTCCACCATGATGAACGGTGCCTCCACCCAGGATCTGTGGGAGCGCATCATGTCGGCGAAGCTGCCCGAGGGCACCACCGTCGCCACAGTCACCGACGAGGAGACCCAGGCATGA
- the nuoB gene encoding NADH-quinone oxidoreductase subunit NuoB → MNFLKKLSVRSPWLYRINAGSCNGCDVELATTACIPRYDVERLGCKYCGSPRHADIVLITGPLTARVKDKVLRVWDEIPEPKVTVAVGICPVSGGVFRDGYSIEGPIDRYIPVDVNVPGCPPRPQAIIEGVIKARDVWMARLGLQE, encoded by the coding sequence ATGAACTTCCTGAAAAAGCTCTCCGTGCGGTCGCCGTGGCTGTACCGGATCAATGCGGGCTCGTGCAACGGCTGCGACGTGGAACTGGCCACCACCGCCTGCATCCCCCGCTATGACGTGGAACGCCTGGGCTGCAAGTACTGCGGCAGCCCCCGCCACGCGGACATCGTGCTGATCACCGGGCCGCTGACGGCCCGCGTGAAGGACAAGGTGCTGCGCGTGTGGGACGAAATTCCCGAACCCAAGGTCACCGTGGCCGTGGGCATCTGTCCGGTAAGCGGCGGCGTGTTCCGCGACGGGTACTCCATCGAGGGGCCCATCGACCGCTACATCCCCGTGGACGTCAACGTGCCCGGCTGCCCGCCGCGCCCGCAGGCCATCATCGAAGGCGTGATCAAGGCCCGCGACGTGTGGATGGCCCGCCTCGGATTGCAGGAGTAA